The genomic segment AGGCAAAGCAGTTAGAAAGCCAGGCAAATCAGCTTGATCTGCAACTGGAGGATTTTGTAAAAAGTGTGCGCCTTGATATACAGCGTGGTTTTTTGAAGCTCAAATCGGCTTCAAATTCTATATATTCACAGCAAGGCAATGTTGAAACTGCTGAAGAATCACTGAAGACTGCCACCACACAATTTAGAAATGGCATTATTGATAATTCAAAATTTTTAGAAGCAAATGTTGCGCTCATTCAGGCAAAAACCTTATACATACAGTCTTTGTATGATTACAAGGTTTCGCAAGCAGAATTGAATAAATCTATTGGTGTGGATTATTTCAAGATTTACTAATTTTTTGGGAGAGTTACTATGAAAAGGGGAACAAAAACAATACTTACCGTAATCGTTGTGATTATAGCAATTATTGCTACCTACAGGCTGGTAGTTTTTATTGGAAATAAAATAAAGCCCAAGCAGGTCACTGAAGAAGAGCGTGTCATTCCGGTAAAAGCGTCTAAGGCAATACGTATGGATATAACAAAAACGCTAAACTTAAGTGGCGATATTGTAGGCAAAGAGGTAGTGAACGTATTTTCGCAGGTGCCAGGCAAGGTAATGGAAATCCTTGTGAAAGAAGGCCAGTTTGTAAAAAAAGGGCAGATACTCTTCAGGATTGATCGGGACATAGTTGGTATGGAATACATGCCAGCTGTTGTTGAATCACCACTATCAGGATATGTAGGCACTGTTATGGTGGACAGAGGAATGTCCATAAGCCCGCAAACTCCCCTTGCGCAGGTTGTTACCATGAATCAGGTTGAAGCGGTTGCCCAGCTCATTGAGGAACAGATTAACATGGTACAGATTGGCATGAAGGCAAAGGTGCGTGTAGATGCCTATCCTAACACCTATTTTTACGGAACGGTGTATCGTAAAAATGCGGTGTTGGATGCAGCAAGTAGAACCCAGGAAGTGCGCATACTCATAGACAATCCACAGCTTAAGCTGCGCCATGGCATGTTTGCTGACATTCAGATACAGATGGGCGCTGCAAAGAATGCAGTGGTAATCCCGGTTGATAGTATTTTGAGCGATAGTTCCGGCAATTATTATGTATATACGGTAGTTGATAACAAGGCATTTAAACAAATGGTAAAGCCCGGATTTTCCTTAAAAAATGTTACAGAAGTTTTATCCGGCATCAAAGAAGGTGATGTGGTGGTAACATTAGGCAAGGAAAATGTGGGGCATGGCGATAAGCTGTTAGTGTATATGGAAGAGATAAAACAGTAATAGTGCAGGGAGATAGTTACTATGAAATTAACTGATATATCCGTTCAACGGCCAATAACCATCACAATGCTCTACATTGGTATAATTGTGGTGGCGATAGTAAGCTATGTAAAAATTCCATTGGATTTATTCCCTGACATTGAGTTCCCGGTTGCTGTTGTCTTTACAGAATATCCCAATGTTGGGCCAAAAGAGATAGAAAGTACTGTAACTCGACCACTGGAAGAGGCATTGTCATCGGTTAATAATATTGATACCATAACGTCAACATCAAAAGAAGGCTTATCGATGATTATTGTCAAGTTTACCTGGGGAACTGATATGGGCCTTGCAGTAAGCGATATGCGGGAACGTATTGACATCCGAAAACGATTTTTACCTGATGAAGTGAAGAATCCTGTTGTATTAAAGTTTGATGTATCAATGA from the Spirochaetota bacterium genome contains:
- a CDS encoding efflux RND transporter periplasmic adaptor subunit yields the protein MKRGTKTILTVIVVIIAIIATYRLVVFIGNKIKPKQVTEEERVIPVKASKAIRMDITKTLNLSGDIVGKEVVNVFSQVPGKVMEILVKEGQFVKKGQILFRIDRDIVGMEYMPAVVESPLSGYVGTVMVDRGMSISPQTPLAQVVTMNQVEAVAQLIEEQINMVQIGMKAKVRVDAYPNTYFYGTVYRKNAVLDAASRTQEVRILIDNPQLKLRHGMFADIQIQMGAAKNAVVIPVDSILSDSSGNYYVYTVVDNKAFKQMVKPGFSLKNVTEVLSGIKEGDVVVTLGKENVGHGDKLLVYMEEIKQ